The Macaca thibetana thibetana isolate TM-01 chromosome 19, ASM2454274v1, whole genome shotgun sequence genome has a segment encoding these proteins:
- the LOC126942367 gene encoding replication protein A 14 kDa subunit-like, producing the protein MVDMMELPRSRIKASMLAQFIDKPVCFVERLEKIHPTGKMFILSDGEGKNGTIELMEPLDEEISGIMEVVGKVTAKATILCTSYVQFKEDNHPFDLGLYNEAVKIIHEFPQFYPLGIV; encoded by the coding sequence ATGGTGGACATGATGGAGTTGCCGAGGTCGCGCATCAAGGCCAGCATGCTAGCCCAGTTCATAGACAAGCCTGTCTGCTTCGTAGAGAGGCTGGAAAAGATTCATCCCactggaaaaatgtttattctttcagatggagaaggaaaaaatggaaccATCGAGTTGATGGAACCCCTTGATGAAGAAATCTCTGGAATTATGGAAGTGGTTGGAAAAGTAACCGCGAAGGCCACCATCTTGTGTACATCTTATGTCCAGTTTAAAGAAGATAACCATCcttttgatcttggactttacAACGAAGCTGTGAAAATTATCCATGAGTTCCCTCAGTTTTATCCTTTAGGGATTGTATAA